DNA from Lagenorhynchus albirostris chromosome 3, mLagAlb1.1, whole genome shotgun sequence:
GCAGGGACAAAATATCACGCGGGTATAGGGTTTAcgtgatttttctttattaataaagCACCCCTCACTCTGCAATCCCTACGATCCCCGGGCTCTTCCTGATATCCTGTACATACACAGCAGGCGCTCAATAAATGCCTGTTGAGATGATCTGTACTGGATTTCCACGGTGGCCAGGGtaaacttgcctgaagtcacacaaatGCACTACTCTGCACACTCCTGTCACTCAGCGTCTTCCAGACCACGTCACAGCGTAGGGTTCTCTCTCCCAGAACTCACACGGGCAAACTGAGAAAGCGCTATAGATCCAGCGACTCATCTTCTCCATTAGGAAAAGGGGGGGAGAGCTAAATTTGGATGAGCCAAACACTTTGATGAGTTGCTGGCGAGTCGTTGACAGGTACAGGGTTTACCACTTTCAGGACCACGAAATCCAAACTAGTCAGATTTGAGGGGTAGAGGACACCCCCGCCGTTGCTGAACTGCAAAGAGATTGCACTTGCCTGCAATTAGATCATCCACGGTGTCTCTGAAATCCTGCAGATCGAAGTCCGCTGCCGTTTGCAGGGAGTGGTTCTGAAACAAACCGGAGGTACAAACTAGTTAATGTTGAGTCTGGCGGGTCTGGAACACTTCCTAGACCGACAGTCAACCTCCCGGGCTCGATGGCAGGTCTGCATGCACTCGCGCCCGCAGCTGAAACTTGTACCTGAAAATCAAAGCCCTGCCCGAGACACGGAATCCAGCAGGCTTGCACTGCCATGGTGGGGAGAGGGACGCACGAAGCGGGGACCCGGTCGGGAGGGTCCTGCCGGGCGCTGAAAATGCGCGCTGCTGCGTCGCGCGTCGGTCCTTCTGCGCGCAGCACAGCCGCCCCGCGCCCGGCCTCTGGCAGCCGGCACAGTCCGGCGCCGCCTCATTGGCCAGTCACCAGCCAACCAGGCGCGTTGCTAGTGCGCCCGCTTAGACCTTCAGCTCCGACTTACCCACAGGCCAAGGAGCCACAGCTCTAAGAGCTGGGAGCATGGCGTACGAACACACCGTCCTTCCTCCCAAGACCCGCCAGCGTGCGGAGGCATCCAAAGCAGTGACTCGAGTCCACACATCCCGCCAAGGCTCAGTCACAACTAAACCACCTCTCcccacacagaaagagaaaagggaggctAAGCGATGAGGGGCCAGGGATGCTATGGAAAGTGCTTCTGTTCAGCACGCAGCAGGCGTGGCCCCTCTTGCTCTTCtgtttctcaaaaagttggagTTGACTTTTCCCGCAGGGCGTGATGCATCTCCAGTATCTTGGACTGGACACTCTCCTGGGTTCCTGCAATGTGCCTGGGTGCGTGAGACGGGAGGAGACTGCAAAAGGCTGGTGACCAGGAAACTTCTTATTCCCTTAATTCGTGGACAGAGTTGACACAGACTTTTACGAGTTTCTCTGTTCATTCTCACACCAATGTAGGAAGTAGGCAGGGCCCAGGAAGTGACTCCTCCCATGATGgagaagctgaagctcagagaaatcGCGTTGTCGAAAGCCACCCAGCTCTGAAATAGTGAAACTGGAGCTTCTGCCCCAGAATGCTGGTGCCTATTTCAGTCCTCTTTCCTCTATACCTCATTGCCTctagcttttatttctcttttaggaAAGCCTGGCTTCCAATGAAGACAGTTCTGGGAAGGGGAAAGAAGCCTCTCAAGGAGCATGGTGTGGGGGTGCATCCAGTGTGCCCATCAGAAATATCTATTCTACTGATTCCActattatcaatttttttattcctttgggtTAATCATATTCTTCTCCCAAACACCCGTCTTTACTATTCAAATATTTCTGAGAAGAGGAACTTATTCTGACTCTAACTTCAAAGAATGTACAAGTATCAGTTTTCTTCAGGGAGGAGAGCTTCAACCAGGGAAACCTCTAGCACCAGTTGAGAACTGAGTCTGTAAGGGGAAGGGAGCTTAGAAAGGAAAGACTGAGGGCCCCAGACAAATCCTGAAGCACAAGTTCTTCCCTGGTTGAAGGAGTCAGAAATGAGACATTTCCCAAGGGCTCAAAGGTCTCCCTCTCAGTAGAGAAAAGCCCTTACCATGAGACTAGAGGCCAACTCTCAGGGACAGCCACCCAGGAAATGCTTCCTCCTGTGCTATCCCAGGTCTTGGCCCATTCTGGACCTCAAACACTTCTAGAgcacttcctctctctgtccaCTTTCCCcaacaggaaagagaaatataaCCAGAGTGTGCACTGGCCAGGGGGTTCCCCCACAGAATCTTCCCCTAGGGATATATCTGCTTCTGTACCAGTTCTGCCTTCCAGCGGGAAAAACCCTGGACCTCTTGCTTGGGCCATCGGGCATGAGCTCTGTCCTTGAAACTGTGAATCTTATCTTCCCAATTAGGTAAAAACCTGGCATTTCTCCAACACAAAcagcagccaaaaaacaaaaacaaaacaaaaccaaaaaacttaacGCAGAGCATGATGTCAAATTTAAGTTCTGTATACATAAGCAAAAATTCAGCAAGAGCCTGCTTGGttctgttgttgtttggtttggtttggcttTTTTCTTGCAAAATAAACATGTTGGAGTAAGGGCGTGATGTAGCCCTCTGGGTCCGTTGAAAGATGCTCATGTATTGCCTTTTTTCATTTGAGCATCCAAACCCTAAAAGAACAGGAGAATGGCCTTTGCAGGGCAATTCCCACTCTTACCTGTTGCCTTCACAATCTCTGCTCTCAGTTGCCACCTACCCTGAGTCTCCCTAGGCTCTATCCCAATTCTAAGAGGCACTTAGAGAGGCCCTGGGAAGCTTTGCTCCACCACCCCAACCCCAGTTCTAGGAGGTGGTCATTTCCTCTGGAGAGTTCTGTACTTGGTCTGTTCCCGTGAAACCTCATATCCCAAGCACCTGCTGCCAGGAACCTGGAACTGGCACCCTTCCTGGAGGTTGCATCTAGCTATTCATATCCATTCATATGCATCGATGGATGTATTCATATCCATCGATGAGGCAGGCTTCTGACCTCCCAGACACCAGTGCTGGGAGATGCCATCATCTGGCTGGGGAGTCTCAGCCCTGGCAAGTGGTAGAAGTGGGATGCAAGTAAGAAGATAGGTTTTTTGGGGGAAATGCCTCTTTGCCCCATGGGAGTAAGTGGCAGCAGCCTTTGCAGGGGGCGAAAAGGACTTTTATAAAGTGCCCAACTGCTGAAGGGCCATCTCTGTAGAGAGCAACGTTTTCAGTCAGATTTCTTCGAGTCCTTTGTCACTCTTCCCACTTCCTCCAAATGTAAATTCTCTTCGTTTTTTCCAGTCTTGATCGAGAAGTTATTCTCCAATCTCCACACTCCTTAGACATCCAGGGAATGAAAATGGTTAATGAATGGCCGGGAAAGGCATGTTGGGAGAACAGATAGGTGCCCAGAGAGCAACTTTGCTCCCATTTACCCACCTCGTCCCTCAGTGCGCAACCACCACGTTGCTTTATTGCAGCTCCAAGGAATAGATGGGGAGGGGAATGGAAGACCCGTCTGGCAGGGGAGCCCTCCAGATGAGCTTCCCTGTCCAGAGTTGGTCAGAAAAGTTCTGAGAATGCGGCCACCGTTAACATActaggagggaggaggaagttCTAATTCTCGAGGCTTGGATTTCTGCAGGACATCTCCCCCCGCTAGCCAGATGTGCCTGCGCTCCCCACCCAAAAGGATTCTTTGAGGAAACTCAGAGAACTGACTCCCGAATCGAAGTTTGGGTTTCGATAGGCCGCGAGTTTCCACCAGGAGAGGTACCTGTGAGGCGGCCGAATTACCACTAGGCGGCGCGTCGGACCCGAGTAACGAGGAGCAGTCAGCGAGGTCCTGCAGGTCTATGGTGGTGAGGGCTGCGTAGGGAGAACCGGAGACACGCGCCGGGCGGACCCTAAGCCTCCCCGCAAGGGCTTGCCGCTGGCATCGCCGCCAGGACTCCGAAACCCCAGGGAGAAAAGCTCTTCTGAGGCCCGCGCGCCCCACCCACCTAGCGCGGGGAACCCGAGGGGTCGCGCAGGGACCACCGGTATCACCTGGCAGCGCAGCGAGCTCGGCGTCTGGGGGATCCTCGTACACCGACACCGGGCTGCTGCCGCTGCTACCGAGAAAGAGCTTCCGCGCAGGGGCGAACTAGCCGGGCACAGAAACGGTGAGCGCGGGTCAGCCCTCACTGCCGGGAGCGTGAGGACCCTGCCCGGCTCCGTCCTGCGGCCCCACCTTCCTCTCCAGCTTCCCGGGCTTGCCGAACGGCCGGCCTCGCAGATCCAGCATCCTATTGGGGCAAATGCTGTCGAAGGCCCGGCGACCCGCCGCGGTGCCCCCGCACGGCTGCATCCTGCCTCCCCGCCCGCTTCAGGCCTGGAGCCCCGCGTCGACTGCTTGGAGGCGGCGGCCGGGCCGGGATGGCGACCCGACACCCAGCGCTCCCGAGGCTCTGAAGCCGGCCGGAAGTCGGGGAGGCGCGTGGCCGGGGTGGGGTTAAGGGGCGACTGTGAAGGTGCAGAGGGAAGGCGGGGTGGAGTAGGAGGACCGCCGCGCGGGAGGGGCGGCTCGCGCCTGAGCGCCAGTGGTGGCGCCTTCAGCCCCGGACAATCTGTGCGCGGGCGGAGGCGTTAAAACCCAACCTGGCAACGCGGATTCCCCCGGGAGCCGCGAGCGCGGGGCCCGGGCCCGCGAGCGCTCTTTTGGCTAGCGTTGGCGCCGCGGCCTCTCGACCACGCCataggaagggagaggaggggaggacaaCCCCTACTGGTCCCTAACGCTGGGTACCGCCTTTCCGCGTACGGACAGCGGGAATATGGAAAAGTTAACgattcttatttcattttcttcccacGCCAGCCACAAGGCACGAAACAAACTTGGAGTGTCAACTGCCAAAGTCAGACCCCGGCATTTGCCCCGCCATGTAGGATTTGCTGGGGATGTGGGGATGTATTGTAGAAGTCCAGCAGGGACTCCCCAGAACAGCCCCAGATTACGGAAGTCCCCACACCCAAGGCTAGGAAGCCCTCCTGGTTTTGACATCCACTTGGTCTGATGCCTAGAGCCCCGCTCcgtacccctacccctaccccgcACTTTCTCAGGCAGCAGCATCTGAGCACAGCCTTTAAAAGAGAGGGTCACACATGTCCACAGTGGACAGCCCCAAATCCCCTAAAACCGGTCTCTTCCCCGGAAGCCTCAGCTACCGCTCGAGGCATTTGGTCACTCTCTGTACAACCGGCCTTGTTGACTCAGCCAGAGTCTTCGCTCCTCTTCCCAAGCCGGAAGCCTCTCCCAGGAAGGGGCATCTCTAGATCCTTGGGTGAGGGGTCTCTTTCAGGACCACTCTTATATCCATACAGTTTGAACAATCATCTGAAATTGAAATCTCTGTGACCCCCCCCATTGGGCACCTTAAATTGGTGCCTTACACCTCACAGGAGTAGTGAAAGATCCTCTTTTATTTGCACTTATTATCTGGATTAATAAACAAGATCCCCCTGACAGAGATGGAAAGCAATCCAATGATATAGTTAGAATAGACTTAGAGACTCTCTGAGGCATCTATATAGATGCAGGAACCAGTGAGGTCAGCCAGCTAGAGTTGGTGTGGTGTCGCTGATGGTGAGGAAGAAGCTCTGGCTTTAGGGTCGGAACCCAGGCTCCACCAGATAACTGAACCCCAGTTCTTTTGGAAAAACATAACACTAACTTCAGAGGAGTTGCTGTGAAGATGAGATTGTTTTTGTAATGCGACTGGTGCTTGGTGTGGATAAattaatgttgctttttttttttttttttttggtacgtgggtctctcactgttgtggcctctcccattgcggagcacaggctctggacgcgcaggctcagcggccatggctcacgggcccagccgctccgcggcatgtgggatcttcctggaccggggcacgaacccgtgtcccgtgcattagcaggcgggctctcaaccactgcgccaccagggaagcccaatgttgcTGTTTTGAAGTGCCTTTTCAGCTGCACCTGCAGCCTCCCACAGCCTCTTGCTGGCTTTGTCTCTTACTTCCTCCGGTTCCTGAGTAGCCTTAGCCACTAGTCAGTCCATTCCCCATCCCTATCCTTAATGGCTTCCCAGTCTGCAAAAGGAGTGGGGAAGCTCTTAGCTGAGTTTTGGGGAGATCTCTACACATGGCAAGATCCAAAACAGGCCCATTTTCCATCAATGAGTTCCACACTGGAGTAGAAAAATATGGGCATTGTGCATAAAAATGTACAGTAGATTGTGGCAACAGGAGCTGGAATAGCATGATTACATGATTCCTGGTCTGGATGATTCTGGAACCAAATCCCCCATATCAATCTTAGCTGAGTAAATGCTGGTGAAGACAACTCCCCCCAAAATCACTTTTGCAGAGGTACCCCATCCCCTAATAGCCAGGCTGAGAGCTCCAGATATTTTGGCACTTGGAACAGGTGATAtgattttcctcctccttttcaccATCACAGACCAGCTTTTCCTCAAACAGCTCGGGGATCACCACTTCCCCCTCCTTGAGCCAAGGAGGAGAAAGTTCCTGGAGAGCTTAGCATATCAACATATCAGGAGAGAAGCGTTCGTAAGGCGCTCCTGTCTCTGGAGAGTACTTGGGTGCACAAGAAGTGCAAGGAAATTTCTCTAAGTATGTTTtgagtttgctttttatttgtgcCATTTGTCATACATTTAGATTTATTCTAAATGCAGTAGAACATGACTGAGTTTATTCCGCCAAAACGTTTTTTCAACcatacagaaaatttgaaaaacacagtACAATGAACAACAGTAGCATTAACATTTTCCTGTATTTGCTTTATCTCTATTTTTtcaccaagttttttttttctgtgtaactcCTCCCCCACACCCCATCATTATGCAGGCTGCcaccagcctttttttttttttggctgcattgggtctttgttgctgcccacaggctttTCGCTAGTTGCCacaagcaggggctattcttcgttggtgcccgggcttctcattgggtagcttctcttgttgcagagcacgggctctaggctagCGGgctgcacacgggctctagagtgcaggctcagtagttgtggcgcacaggcttagttgctccgtggcatgtgggatcttcccggaccagggctcgaacccgtgtcccctgcactggcaggtggattcttaaccactgcgtcaccagggaagcccctaggcttCTTGAagacttgctatgtgccaggcaggaCCTGTGCTGAGGGGTTTGTAGAGAACATCTCATTAAATCCATACCTCAACACTACCAGGTAAATGCTACTGTTACTCTCATGTTTACAGGAAAGACTTAAGCATAGATAtgtgacttgcttaaggtcacacagcaaattgaCTCCAGAGTCCAAGTGTTTAAGCACTGCTTTATACTACCTCATAGCAATCTCATTTAAGCTTCATCATAGCCCCGCTATCAGCGattgggctcagagaggttaatttgcTGGAGGTTATAGATTCAGGGTCTACAGCAGATTCACAACAGTGAGAATGAAGATGATGGGACAGCTGTGGAGTCACAGAACTCCAACAAGCCTCTGTCGCATTTCTTGACTcacttttcccatctgtaaaatgactccTGTGACATGACTAGAGGCAAGGACTGTACTGGCTCTCCAAATATGTTCTCCATAGTCCCTATTAAATGGAGGGCACTGAACAGATCACTTGTCCCACACCTACCTTGGGAAGaggcgttttttgttttttttttagcatttccaGAAACCTGTAAGTGGAGGAAATTGAGCATGTGGCAAAGGGTGGAACTCTGGACTCAGATCACCTGCCTTCAAATGCTGGCTGCTCCACtattgtttaacctctctgcGGCCCAGTGTCCTTCTCTGAAAAATGGGATAATAGACTCTGCCTCATAGAACTGCTGAAGGATTGAAATAATGAATGCTGAACACTGTGCCTGGTACATGTAAGCACTCAATGATAGCCATGATTACTATTGCACCATTGTTACCATGGGCTCACACATAGTAGGTGTAAGACAAGAGAGAACTGTTCAACATGTGATTGCAGGATAAATGGACTCAATTTGGAATGGCCATAACTGCCTGCACACCCTTCATTTTTCCACATCTGGCAGTTGTCAGGGTAACTCTTGGCTGCCCTAGCTAGTGGGACTGCAGTCCCCAAAGCTTCTCAGCCTGGGATCTTCTGCACCAGCAGTGTGCCCCCTGGCCCCGCTAGACAACATGGACTCCTGTGGGTTCTTTTCAGCCTCACACCCCACCTCGCCCTTTGAACCTCTAGGAGTGAGCAGTCCTCAGCCTAACAAGGTCACCAGTTACAGGCCAACAAGTGACCCTGACTTGCCTTGTAACTGGAACCTCGGTCTACaggaacctctccaaacctagtGTTCCCAAACAGAGatgcctggggggagggaggaaccctccatggttactgatcacctctatTCCCAGATTGCCTTCACCTTCCCTCTTCGTGGACACTCGCATTGGTAGTATTCAGACAAACCACCACAGACAGCCTGTTTATTGGGGAAAGACTCGTCTCTTCTCTCGTGCGGtgttagcaaaataaataaacaatgaaacCCCACAATTGTATACTATTTACAACCTGCAGGATGACCTGGTGACCAAGTGGGAGGACTGAACCCTTCTCTGTAGGCCAATACTGCACTCTTTGAAAGCAATGGGAGAGGTCCAGCAGCCAGGCCAGAGGATCAAAGGAGACCAAGGGTCTACTTCATTTCAAGCTCGGGGACAGGCTGCACTTCTCGCAGATCTGGAGGGGCAGCATGTGAGTCAGGGACGTTCTGTTTATGGCCACCAGTAGCTGCAGCTTGCTCAGGCAGTCCTGCAGCGCCGCCTCGGGGTGCCCGCCCAGGCGCAAGTCCATCGGGCGAGGGAGCTGCAGCATACGGTCTGCCAGCGCCAGGCAACAGACGGCCAGCAGGGAGGGGGTGTAGCTGGTGAAAGCGTAGTCAGCCAGGCTCAGCTCCGCCACCCCGCGCGCCAGGGCTTGCGCTTCCAGGGCTTCGGACACCTCTGCCTGCCCGGCCTCCACGCGTGCGTGCGTGAAATGCTCCAGGAAGAAGCTGATGGTCGGCGCGCCCAGGCTGAAGTGCAGTTTGTGCAGCACGATGCACTCGAGGTTGCAGAGCTGCTGCCGGGAGAAGGCGCCGCAGCACAGGGCCAGGAGCTGCTTCACGAGCGGCGGGTGCACCTCCACCTGTAACACAGGGGCGCTCATCCCTCGCTGCGCAGCATCCAGGGCCGGAGGCCCACCCAGTCTCACACCCGGGAGAAAACCAGGACTTCCCCCATCCCTTCCAGCGAGATATTTGGGGCTTCGCCTCTCCATACTTCCACTGTAATCATCTAGGGTGTACTTCCAGCGCAACGCTGAAAACAGGTTTGAgaaattttgaagtttttttttttttttcggagaCTAGAATAGAGGGGCTAGAGAGAGCTGTTGACACGCGGCCTATTTCTTTGCGGGCTGGGTGAAAGGACTGTTCGTTTTGGGGGGAATTCTGTAGTTAAGGCTGTGGGGTATGTAAGCTTGCAAAATGAGTTCAGGGAATCCTGCATTCAGCCGTGTGCACTGAAGAGCCGCGCGGCCAGAGAGCGGCCGGGAGTCTGGCTCCCCCCCCAGACCCCGCGTGGAGGTACCTGTTTGCAAGCGATGAGCAGGGACGTGACCCCGAGCAGCTGGA
Protein-coding regions in this window:
- the CCNO gene encoding cyclin-O, translating into MVTPCSTSPVSPAARAGRRDDRNLRAPVKKSRRPRLRRKQPLQPLNPCPLPGDSGVCDLFESPSSGSDGADSPAARGCSPLPGPAQQLVQLDLQTFRDYGQSCYAFRKARESHYHPRESLARQPQVTAESRCKLLSWLIPVHRRFGLSFESLCLTVNTLDRFLITTPVAADCFQLLGVTSLLIACKQVEVHPPLVKQLLALCCGAFSRQQLCNLECIVLHKLHFSLGAPTISFFLEHFTHARVEAGQAEVSEALEAQALARGVAELSLADYAFTSYTPSLLAVCCLALADRMLQLPRPMDLRLGGHPEAALQDCLSKLQLLVAINRTSLTHMLPLQICEKCSLSPSLK